In Chelonia mydas isolate rCheMyd1 chromosome 10, rCheMyd1.pri.v2, whole genome shotgun sequence, a single window of DNA contains:
- the NOXO1 gene encoding NADPH oxidase organizer 1: MMAVSWSDRNNILIYRTFEEFKKFHKVLKRKFPIEGGLLKKSDRSIPKFKDAKLMQRKSRNLSRSMERLKLLETYSQELLKADAKVSQSEDVIQFFKAQTQDLDPSFPENSIIIMPSEMGDGKKDQPKQQSPSVTQPVVSQSYSCIEAYETKDTKNRPFKVDKKEIVEVLIKDMTGWWLVENKDQQIAWFPAPYLEERVTGEESPNARELDEEGTLYYAVRAYESQKADELSLNVGVVVEVLEKSDNGWWLIWYNEHTGYIPSMFLQPYKNPHSKFQTMVNTGLCVSTPNLLQAASPSNWSSLPQRKTQAGDEPPTRSAHERPIKGRDPPSRMRSRSLSGPLPGAESTASSNLTCELDSLSVSSGSGSEHGFNRDWKADSSGSLPGVKQAGAGLLQASLGQTSTSQGSKAPHLTSKDRNDSGFEEESPSYSDSFLHSPDSAASVPKVPMRPAVQEILQKCSTVTKRAVQRAAPRPSLQPSPHLHPGGETCAKPTDALDHVCLR, from the exons ATGCAAAACTGATGCAGAGAAAGAGCAGGAATTTGAGCAGGTCAATGGAGAGATTGAAACTGCTGGAGACTTACTCCCAGGAGCTGCTGAAAGCGGATGCTAAGGTCTCCCAGAGCGAAGATGTGATCCAGTTTTTCAAAGCGCAAACCCAAGACCTAGATCCTTCCTTTCCAGAAAACAG CATTATAATTATGCCCTCAGAAATGGGAGATGGAAAGAAAGACCAGCCCAAGCAGCAGAGCCCCTCTGTTACTCAGCCTGTGGTCTCCCAGAGCTACAGCTGCATTGAAGCCTATGAAACCAAAGACACAAAGAACAGACCCTTCAAAGTTGACAAGAAGGAAATTGTCGAAGTGTTAATCAAGGACATGACCG GGTGGTGGCTGGTGGAGAACAAGGATCAGCAAATAGCCTGGTTCCCAGCTCCGTATCTGGAGGAGAGAGTAACTGGGGAGGAGAGTCCAAATGCCAGAGAACTGGATGAGGAGG GGACTCTGTATTACGCCGTGCGGGCCTACGAATCTCAGAAGGCCGATGAGCTCTCTCTGAATGTCGGGGTAGTCGTGGAGGTGCTGGAGAAATCTGACAATGGCTGGTGGCTGATCTG GTACAATGAGCACACTGGCTACATCCCCTCCATGTTCCTCCAGCCCTATAAGAACCCGCACAGCAAGTTCCAAACAATGGTGAACACTGGCCTCTGTGTCTCCACCCCTAACCTGCTGCAGGCCGCCAGCCCCTccaactggagttccctcccccagcgCAAGACACAGGCAGGGGACGAGCCCCCAACTCGCTCAGCGCATGAGAGGCCCATAAAGGGCAGGGATCCTCCCAGCAGAATGAGATCGAGATCTCTGAGCGGCCCGCTGCCTGGGGCAGAGAGCACAGCCAGCTCCAACCTCACGTGTGAGCTAGACAGCCTGTCTGTTAGTTCTGGGAGCGGGAGCGAACACGGCTTCAACCGGGATTGGAAGGCAGACTCATCAGGGTCTCTGCCTGGAGTcaagcaggctggggctggcctcCTGCAAGCGAGCCTAGGTCAAACCTCGACCAGTCAAGGCAGCAAAGCTCCTCACCTCACCAGCAAGGATAGGAATGATTCAGGCTTTGAGGAGGAGTCTCCAAGCTACTCAGATTCTTTCCTTCACAGCCCAGACTCTGCTGCCAGCGTCCCCAAGGTGCCCATGCGACCCGCGGTCCAGGAAATCCTCCAGAAATGCAGCACTGTGACGAAGAGAGCCGTGCAAAGGGCTGCACCCAGGCCAAGCCTGCAACCCTCCCCTCACCTCCACCCCGGAGGGGAGACGTGTGCAAAACCGACTGATGCTCTAGACCATGTGTGCCTCCGATGA